One stretch of Malus domestica chromosome 14, GDT2T_hap1 DNA includes these proteins:
- the LOC103430739 gene encoding uncharacterized protein codes for MGLGSLSLDYCLVPAGLCVLGIYHAWLLITVLCNPSRTVIGLNAVVRKQWIFSMMTDPSKNGVLMVQTLRNNIMASSLLATAAITLSSVISVFVSTSSSSESTSTQILSSLPLSSIKYFCVLLYFLIGFICNVLATRYFAHTSFLATLPVWTDKTDYLNYVSITLNRGSYCWSLGLRSFYLSIPMFLWIFGPIAMFVCCCLMSSALYFLDTTTSFTQLVLSTSLKQERGRTNDVESIVQSSENSSFEDVNHLRCPLLTANSVSAS; via the exons ATGGGATTGGGTAGCTTAAGCTTGGACTACTGTCTGGTGCCGGCGGGTCTCTGTGTGCTGGGAATATACCACGCTTGGCTACTCATCACAGTGTTATGCAATCCCTCACGAACTGTCATTGGCCTCAATGCTGTGGTTCGCAAGCAATGGATCTTCTCCATGATGACT GACCCCTCCAAGAATGGAGTTTTGATGGTACAAACATTGCGCAACAACATAATGGCATCTTCCCTTTTGGCAACAGCAGCAATCACTCTTTCTTCTGTGATCAGCGTATTCGTGAGCACCAGTTCGAGCTCCGAAAGCACTTCAACACAAATactctcctctctccctctctcttcaaTCAAGTACTTCTGCGTTTTACTGTATTTTCTCATCGGATTTATCTGCAATGTGCTGGCCACTAGATACTTTGCTCATACCAGCTTCTTGGCTACCCTGCCAGTATGGACGGACAAAACAGATTACCTTAATTATGTTTCGATAACTTTGAATCGAGGGAGTTACTGTTGGTCCCTCGGGTTGCGATCGTTTTACCTCTCCATTCCTATGTTTCTTTGGATCTTCGGGCCAATTGCCATGTTTGTCTGTTGCTGCCTTATGTCAAGTGCCCTCTATTTCTTGGACACTACCACCAGTTTTACACAACTTGTTCTCAGCACTTCACTCAAACAAGAAAGGGGTAGAACCAATGATGTGGAATCAATTGTTCAATCATC GGAAAACTCAAGTTTTGAGGACGTTAATCACCTCCGCTGCCCCCTACTTACTGCCAATTCAGTTTCTGCCTCTTAA